A section of the Candidatus Effluviviaceae Genus V sp. genome encodes:
- the tuf gene encoding elongation factor Tu (EF-Tu; promotes GTP-dependent binding of aminoacyl-tRNA to the A-site of ribosomes during protein biosynthesis; when the tRNA anticodon matches the mRNA codon, GTP hydrolysis results; the inactive EF-Tu-GDP leaves the ribosome and release of GDP is promoted by elongation factor Ts; many prokaryotes have two copies of the gene encoding EF-Tu) produces the protein MAKEKFERTKPHVNVGTIGHVDHGKSTLTAAMTLCLSKQGLADYIPF, from the coding sequence ATGGCGAAGGAGAAGTTCGAGAGGACCAAGCCCCACGTGAACGTGGGCACGATCGGGCACGTTGACCACGGGAAGTCGACGCTGACGGCGGCGATGACGCTGTGTCTGTCGAAGCAGGGTCTTGCGGACTACATTCCGTTC